Proteins encoded within one genomic window of Phormidium ambiguum IAM M-71:
- a CDS encoding phage tail protein, translating into MTQAYITQPLILDLTPLRLPEAESAMLPIQSERANIDPDNQSLLIVPGEPSKMLVRLQNLSSRPLQLNFELSGDFPSQWCQIDTEANILAAQEQIETVLYFQVPIDFFEAPQAIRIGQVLKLDYFAQLNVYGSSPGTAPQLLEIAYFNLYIRPETRYLEFLPQFYQEIDFIGRFLKIFEATLEPDIQILANLWAYLDPRTAPRGMIDFLAHWVGWRIQPYLSLEQQRQLIFNALEIYSWRGTRRGLRLYLHLATNLPLDDHLPNEDDKHIGIYEFFSDGFVLGGSSIGQDAILGGVRPFHFKVRLRPELSNSLDEELIKTIIEQEKPAFCTYDLLIENR; encoded by the coding sequence ATGACACAAGCCTACATCACCCAACCCCTAATTCTCGACCTCACCCCCCTCAGACTCCCGGAAGCAGAGTCTGCAATGCTGCCAATTCAATCAGAAAGGGCAAACATCGATCCTGACAACCAAAGCTTATTAATTGTGCCAGGGGAACCCAGCAAAATGCTAGTTAGATTGCAAAATCTAAGTTCTCGCCCCCTCCAACTCAACTTTGAACTTAGCGGCGACTTTCCTTCCCAATGGTGTCAAATTGATACAGAAGCCAACATATTAGCAGCACAAGAACAAATCGAAACTGTACTTTATTTCCAAGTACCAATTGATTTCTTTGAAGCACCGCAAGCAATTAGAATAGGGCAAGTTCTAAAACTCGATTACTTTGCTCAATTAAATGTTTACGGTTCCTCTCCCGGTACAGCACCACAATTATTAGAAATAGCTTACTTTAACTTATATATTCGTCCCGAAACTCGCTATTTAGAATTTCTCCCCCAATTTTATCAAGAAATTGATTTTATCGGTCGGTTCCTCAAAATCTTTGAAGCAACATTAGAACCAGATATTCAAATACTCGCTAATCTTTGGGCATATTTAGATCCGCGAACCGCACCCAGAGGAATGATAGATTTTTTAGCTCATTGGGTTGGTTGGCGAATTCAACCTTATCTCAGTTTAGAACAACAAAGACAGCTAATTTTTAACGCCTTAGAAATTTATAGTTGGCGCGGAACTCGTCGGGGATTACGCTTATATCTACATTTAGCCACAAATTTACCTTTAGACGACCATCTTCCCAATGAAGATGATAAACATATCGGCATTTATGAGTTTTTTAGCGATGGCTTTGTATTAGGAGGATCTTCTATTGGTCAAGATGCTATTTTAGGCGGTGTTCGTCCCTTCCATTTTAAAGTTCGTCTTCGTCCAGAGTTATCTAACTCGCTAGATGAAGAGTTAATCAAAACGATAATTGAACAAGAAAAACCAGCTTTTTGTACCTACGATTTACTGATTGAAAACCGATAA
- a CDS encoding DUF4159 domain-containing protein codes for MSAIFPLPEPSPLTRLSVEDGLLLNAELWQCAHQYHRHRQNIHFQSLNQPGIVSGLGVSVIPAPENIAAKYRDGRWLEISHGVAIDLLGNPIVVPQPIEFRLASEAKDRPLLVYITVSYVDPEKLYRQQTKYLLEESFRIDEKTSPPTELEVELCRILILPGTVNLTVATNVFFPQENEIDLRYRKSAMARRQEVVRTGLVTQNSASDGLVMSALSELLRSITALYPAMEGIAEVSQVSLLAESPLNDDLIYINYQEFITLSDAKLEVLRDWEQSGVTLLIELPGFADSQALINLKQMVGKIVNVSVTEATGEIHLQHPLRKQPFLFGEFPVIQGQEISILNWGGIVVIFGNISQAWGLDTGLKLPRETIRIAQEMGINILHFAYRRRQLAQLQKSRY; via the coding sequence ATGTCTGCAATATTTCCCCTTCCCGAACCTTCACCCCTAACTCGCCTCTCTGTAGAGGATGGATTACTTTTAAATGCAGAACTTTGGCAATGCGCTCATCAATATCATCGCCACCGTCAAAATATTCATTTTCAATCCCTGAATCAGCCCGGAATTGTTTCTGGGTTAGGCGTTTCCGTAATTCCCGCCCCCGAAAATATTGCCGCTAAATATCGAGATGGACGATGGCTAGAAATTAGTCATGGTGTCGCAATTGATTTACTGGGCAACCCAATTGTAGTACCTCAACCTATCGAATTTCGCCTTGCTTCCGAAGCTAAAGATCGCCCTTTATTGGTTTATATTACCGTCAGTTATGTTGACCCAGAAAAACTATATCGTCAACAAACCAAATACCTTCTAGAAGAAAGTTTTCGGATTGATGAAAAAACCAGTCCACCTACAGAATTAGAAGTAGAATTATGCCGAATTTTAATTTTGCCTGGAACAGTTAATTTAACAGTAGCAACTAATGTTTTCTTTCCCCAAGAAAATGAAATCGATCTCCGCTACCGTAAGTCAGCTATGGCGCGTCGCCAAGAGGTAGTGCGTACAGGTTTGGTAACGCAAAATTCCGCGAGTGATGGTTTAGTTATGTCTGCTCTTTCGGAGTTGTTGCGATCGATAACTGCACTTTATCCAGCAATGGAAGGAATTGCCGAAGTTAGCCAGGTTTCATTACTAGCCGAATCGCCATTAAATGACGATTTAATATACATCAATTACCAGGAATTCATCACCCTTTCTGATGCCAAACTAGAAGTGTTAAGAGACTGGGAACAAAGCGGAGTAACCTTATTAATTGAATTACCCGGATTCGCTGATTCCCAAGCTTTAATTAACCTTAAACAAATGGTTGGAAAAATAGTCAATGTTTCCGTCACAGAAGCGACAGGAGAAATTCATTTACAACATCCTCTTCGCAAACAACCATTTTTATTTGGAGAATTTCCAGTAATTCAAGGACAGGAAATTAGCATCTTAAACTGGGGAGGAATTGTAGTCATTTTTGGAAATATTTCTCAAGCTTGGGGATTGGATACAGGCTTAAAGTTGCCGAGAGAAACTATCCGAATCGCCCAAGAAATGGGAATAAATATTTTGCATTTTGCCTACCGGAGGCGACAGCTAGCGCAATTACAAAAATCGAGATATTAA